One Thioclava electrotropha DNA segment encodes these proteins:
- a CDS encoding ExbD/TolR family protein — MRKPLRRRSLSMTSLIDVIFLLLMFFMLASSFSRMTELPIAARGAGSAAAPESKLAFLKLGPERISLNGKVLDLDALEAALRDGFAQTPPRLLVSLDPDTSSQRLADLLVRLRAVPGLQAEVLG, encoded by the coding sequence ATGCGCAAGCCGCTTCGCCGCCGCAGCCTGTCGATGACCTCGCTGATCGACGTGATCTTCCTGCTGCTGATGTTCTTCATGCTGGCCTCGAGCTTTTCGCGCATGACCGAACTGCCGATCGCGGCGCGCGGGGCAGGGAGCGCGGCTGCGCCCGAGAGCAAGCTGGCTTTCCTCAAGCTCGGACCCGAGCGGATCAGCCTGAACGGCAAGGTGCTGGACTTGGACGCGCTGGAGGCGGCCCTGCGAGACGGTTTCGCGCAGACCCCGCCGCGGCTGCTGGTCAGCCTCGATCCTGACACGTCGAGCCAGCGGCTGGCCGATCTGCTGGTGAGGCTGCGCGCGGTGCCGGGGCTGCAAGCGGAGGTGCTGGGATGA
- a CDS encoding ExbD/TolR family protein — protein sequence MSTRFTRRRSEPILTLINVVFLLLAFFLVAGTLAARPPADLQLLALPEGARAPEPGRVALSAQGDILWPEGVADASAFIAQLPPEAGGVARILPDRAAPAPALVALARDLSAAGAQGIRLVAERGEAP from the coding sequence ATGAGCACCCGTTTCACCCGCCGCCGGAGCGAGCCGATCCTGACCCTGATCAACGTGGTCTTCCTGCTGCTGGCCTTCTTTCTCGTGGCCGGCACGCTCGCCGCGCGCCCGCCCGCCGACCTGCAACTGCTCGCATTGCCGGAAGGCGCTCGCGCGCCCGAGCCGGGCCGGGTGGCGCTGAGCGCGCAGGGCGACATTCTCTGGCCCGAGGGCGTCGCGGATGCGTCCGCCTTCATCGCGCAGCTTCCGCCCGAGGCAGGCGGCGTGGCCCGTATCCTGCCCGATCGCGCGGCGCCCGCGCCCGCGCTCGTGGCGCTGGCCCGCGATCTCAGCGCGGCCGGGGCGCAGGGCATCCGCCTCGTGGCCGAACGGGGAGAGGCGCCATGA
- a CDS encoding extracellular solute-binding protein has protein sequence MQPQDAELTSHELSRIVDFLRQLRAPFDANMPGGKPDVYFNITLELVDAHLRVSPIDKSGLISLADVPYSTGNRMILKMIEDGLIRQVPRGNGLKTHFLEPSDTLLNTFMDYATYVKGHLAKTFGLRRGMETSEYYFGGSYFASQIISPVRGEDISSINLGDIKFLLNDDNYFIAMRNMWSDFRNDFGKRSSFDLQRLPDLYTNTRRTLSEKSPRYDVVAMNMPWLGEFAERGELAPLDDLISDAAINALDFHPSVWGTGNWKGTQYGIPLYCTIEILAARKDLFESRGLAYPKTFDETIAAAREFHNPQDDFYGIAWNGQRGMPIANSFMFFLAACRTTVIDMPLRNQESWSFDTFEKLKLQIDTEDALEVIEYMKQLVEVSPPDIATMDWERRIHYFMSGQTALAYCWTMRAARFEHELSSRVARRVAYLPPPSRRMRRVSAPIGGFLLTIPAYVEPARQKQIIDAIAWMVSPEAMKEHVKNGFPVAPRFSVCADPEALASSPIVSMVDRMARKNELVTWARPPVPEFNLIERTLGEEIHDIVFNGKSPQRGLRDAENRILDAVRSAG, from the coding sequence ATGCAACCTCAGGATGCTGAACTCACAAGTCACGAGTTGTCCCGGATCGTCGATTTCCTCCGGCAGCTTCGTGCGCCCTTCGACGCAAACATGCCCGGTGGCAAACCGGACGTGTATTTCAACATCACGCTCGAACTGGTCGACGCGCATCTGCGTGTGAGCCCGATCGACAAGTCGGGCCTGATCAGCCTCGCCGATGTGCCCTACAGCACCGGCAACCGCATGATCCTGAAGATGATCGAGGACGGTCTGATCCGGCAGGTGCCGCGCGGCAACGGGCTGAAGACGCATTTCCTCGAACCCTCCGACACCCTGCTCAATACCTTCATGGACTACGCCACTTACGTGAAGGGGCATCTGGCGAAGACCTTCGGTTTGCGGCGCGGGATGGAGACCAGCGAATACTATTTCGGCGGCAGCTATTTCGCCTCGCAGATCATCTCCCCCGTGCGCGGGGAGGACATCTCCTCGATCAACCTTGGCGATATCAAGTTCCTGCTGAACGACGACAACTACTTCATCGCCATGCGCAACATGTGGTCCGATTTCCGCAACGATTTCGGCAAGCGCAGCAGCTTCGATCTTCAGCGCCTGCCCGACCTCTATACCAATACGCGGCGCACCCTGTCCGAGAAGTCGCCGCGCTATGACGTCGTCGCGATGAACATGCCGTGGCTCGGGGAATTCGCGGAGCGTGGGGAGCTCGCCCCGCTGGACGATCTCATCTCGGATGCCGCCATCAACGCGCTGGATTTCCATCCCTCGGTCTGGGGGACTGGCAACTGGAAAGGGACGCAATACGGCATCCCGCTCTATTGCACGATCGAAATTCTCGCGGCCCGCAAGGATCTGTTCGAGAGCCGCGGCCTCGCCTATCCGAAGACCTTCGACGAGACCATCGCCGCCGCGCGGGAATTCCATAACCCGCAGGACGACTTCTACGGCATCGCGTGGAACGGGCAGCGCGGCATGCCCATTGCGAACTCCTTCATGTTCTTCCTCGCAGCCTGCCGGACTACGGTCATCGATATGCCGCTGCGCAATCAGGAGAGCTGGAGCTTCGACACGTTCGAGAAGCTGAAGCTTCAGATCGATACCGAGGATGCGCTCGAAGTGATCGAATACATGAAGCAGCTCGTCGAGGTTTCTCCCCCCGACATCGCGACGATGGATTGGGAACGGCGGATCCACTACTTCATGTCGGGTCAGACCGCACTTGCCTATTGCTGGACGATGCGCGCGGCGCGCTTCGAGCATGAACTGAGCTCCCGCGTTGCCCGGCGTGTGGCCTACTTGCCGCCACCGTCGCGCCGGATGCGTCGCGTGTCTGCCCCGATCGGCGGCTTCCTTCTGACGATCCCCGCCTATGTCGAACCCGCGCGGCAAAAGCAGATCATCGACGCGATTGCTTGGATGGTCTCGCCCGAAGCCATGAAAGAGCACGTGAAGAACGGCTTCCCCGTGGCGCCGCGCTTCTCGGTCTGCGCCGACCCGGAGGCGCTGGCCTCCTCCCCCATCGTCAGCATGGTCGACCGCATGGCGCGCAAGAACGAGCTGGTGACCTGGGCGCGCCCGCCGGTGCCGGAATTCAACCTGATCGAACGCACGCTCGGGGAAGAAATCCACGACATCGTCTTCAACGGAAAATCGCCCCAGCGCGGCCTGAGAGACGCGGAGAACCGAATTCTCGACGCCGTCCGATCCGCGGGCTGA
- a CDS encoding NAD(P)-dependent oxidoreductase — protein sequence MSQTQVADTDQIDTQQTLGWIGVGKMGGPMARNLVASGAKLLVSDPAKDSRDRLTALGASEAASISDFAGAGIVFSTLPNDQALLDVVGNGDDAGLATTLPAGATLVEMSTVSPECSESVAKVLAAKKINYVRAPLSGSTDMAANAALTVLASGDRAGWDEALPYIRKLSARQFFLGNGEEARYMKLVLNTLVGASSAVLSEALAIGASGGLTRADMMDVICESAVASPLFKYKQKPVVEDDFTPAFTVSQMIKDFTLISEAARRNSVPLMTTGLILELYRSASNAGMQDEDFFALVKWQEKLSTR from the coding sequence ATGAGCCAGACCCAGGTGGCAGACACTGATCAGATCGATACGCAGCAGACGCTTGGCTGGATCGGCGTGGGCAAAATGGGCGGCCCCATGGCGCGCAACCTCGTAGCGAGTGGCGCGAAACTTCTTGTCTCCGATCCGGCGAAGGACAGCCGCGATCGGCTGACCGCATTGGGCGCATCCGAGGCCGCGTCGATCTCGGATTTCGCGGGAGCAGGTATCGTCTTCTCGACGCTGCCGAACGATCAGGCTTTGCTGGATGTCGTCGGCAATGGAGATGACGCAGGCCTCGCAACCACCTTGCCCGCGGGCGCGACGCTGGTCGAGATGAGCACGGTCTCCCCCGAATGCTCCGAAAGCGTTGCGAAGGTTCTCGCAGCCAAGAAAATCAACTATGTCAGAGCGCCGCTTTCCGGCAGCACCGACATGGCCGCGAATGCCGCGCTCACCGTGCTCGCCTCGGGCGACCGCGCGGGCTGGGACGAAGCGCTCCCCTACATCCGCAAACTCTCGGCCCGGCAATTTTTCCTCGGAAACGGAGAAGAAGCGCGCTACATGAAGCTCGTTTTGAACACTCTGGTCGGCGCCTCGTCCGCGGTGCTCTCCGAAGCCTTGGCGATCGGTGCCAGCGGCGGCCTGACCCGAGCCGATATGATGGATGTAATTTGCGAAAGCGCAGTGGCCTCGCCCCTGTTCAAATATAAGCAGAAGCCGGTCGTCGAAGATGACTTCACGCCCGCCTTCACAGTGTCTCAGATGATCAAGGATTTCACACTCATCAGCGAAGCCGCCCGACGCAACAGCGTGCCGCTGATGACAACTGGCCTGATCCTCGAGCTTTATAGAAGCGCCTCGAACGCGGGCATGCAGGACGAAGATTTCTTCGCATTGGTGAAATGGCAGGAAAAGTTGTCGACAAGATGA
- a CDS encoding Na/Pi cotransporter family protein, which produces MSETLSALGGIGLFLLGMKIMTEALREAAGANLRRLLARFTTTPLKGVASGLVTTAVIQSSSATTVMTVGFVGAGLLSFTQALGVIYGANIGTTVTGWIVSLVGFKLKLGAVAMGLLFFASLTLFLSHGRAARIGRVLAGFCLLFIGLDMMQQGMSGAADWITVERIPGTGVGGLLAMAALGLAVTVVMQSSSAAIAVVLVLVSNGALPLIQAAAAVIGMNLGTTFTALIAAFGGSRAMQQTAIANLLFNCGTMVIAFPLLQLIAGPLEALAARTGVDTALVLFHTGFNLLGTLVFLPVTRQFATLVAKLRPDLGGRAPPELDRHLLSDEGAAMQSAHAMVIWAAREVFSAYSLAIGPARDLRRMSALGPRVGIALDELKDYMAQVSVPRDKPTEAAAFAALMHQADHLVRLVEQAEHRGYIAILLRGKITPRPAQWFAACLSPERPLDLPQIGARMALMAAPVAHRFARHRRGLLLGEHVGLYSMQETFQATDAMRWFTRIMHNVQRVGEYEREVRSNLGHGAVSAPEAEQSPAAELA; this is translated from the coding sequence ATGTCGGAGACACTGTCGGCACTGGGCGGAATCGGGTTGTTCCTGCTCGGCATGAAGATAATGACCGAGGCGCTGCGCGAAGCGGCAGGCGCGAACCTGCGCCGCCTGCTGGCACGGTTCACCACCACGCCGCTTAAAGGCGTCGCGAGCGGCTTGGTCACGACGGCAGTGATCCAGTCTTCCTCAGCGACCACGGTGATGACGGTCGGCTTCGTCGGCGCGGGGCTGCTGAGCTTCACGCAGGCGCTCGGCGTGATCTACGGCGCCAATATCGGCACCACCGTCACCGGCTGGATCGTGTCGCTGGTCGGCTTCAAGCTGAAGCTCGGCGCGGTGGCGATGGGCCTGTTGTTCTTCGCGAGCCTGACGCTGTTTCTCTCGCATGGTCGCGCGGCGCGCATCGGGCGCGTGCTTGCGGGCTTCTGCCTGCTCTTCATCGGGCTCGACATGATGCAACAGGGCATGTCGGGGGCCGCGGACTGGATCACGGTGGAGCGCATCCCCGGTACCGGAGTGGGCGGCTTGCTCGCGATGGCGGCGCTGGGGCTGGCGGTCACGGTGGTGATGCAATCCTCCTCGGCGGCCATCGCGGTGGTTCTGGTGCTGGTCAGCAACGGCGCGCTGCCGCTGATTCAGGCGGCGGCGGCGGTGATCGGGATGAACCTCGGCACGACCTTCACCGCGCTGATCGCGGCCTTCGGGGGATCGCGGGCGATGCAGCAGACGGCGATTGCGAACCTGCTGTTCAATTGCGGGACGATGGTGATCGCCTTTCCACTGCTGCAGCTGATCGCGGGCCCGCTGGAGGCGCTGGCCGCGCGCACCGGAGTGGATACCGCGCTGGTGCTGTTTCACACCGGCTTCAACCTGCTGGGGACGCTGGTCTTTCTGCCCGTCACACGCCAATTCGCCACGCTCGTCGCCAAACTGCGCCCCGATCTGGGCGGGCGCGCGCCGCCGGAACTGGACCGCCACCTGCTGAGCGACGAGGGCGCGGCGATGCAATCGGCCCATGCGATGGTGATCTGGGCCGCGCGCGAGGTCTTCTCGGCCTATTCGCTGGCCATCGGCCCTGCGCGCGACCTGCGGCGGATGTCGGCACTGGGCCCGCGGGTCGGGATCGCGCTCGATGAGCTGAAGGATTACATGGCGCAGGTTTCGGTCCCGCGCGACAAGCCCACCGAGGCCGCCGCCTTCGCAGCCCTGATGCATCAGGCTGACCATCTGGTGCGTCTGGTGGAGCAGGCCGAACATCGCGGCTATATCGCGATCCTGCTGCGCGGCAAGATCACGCCGCGGCCCGCGCAATGGTTCGCCGCCTGCCTTTCGCCCGAACGTCCGCTCGATCTGCCGCAGATCGGGGCGCGCATGGCGCTGATGGCCGCGCCGGTTGCCCATCGCTTCGCACGGCACCGGCGCGGGCTTCTGCTTGGTGAGCATGTCGGGCTTTATTCGATGCAGGAGACGTTTCAGGCGACCGATGCGATGCGCTGGTTCACGCGGATCATGCACAACGTCCAACGCGTCGGGGAATATGAGCGCGAGGTGCGCAGCAATCTGGGGCACGGCGCGGTTTCCGCCCCCGAGGCAGAGCAGTCGCCTGCTGCCGAGCTCGCCTGA
- a CDS encoding TonB-dependent receptor domain-containing protein encodes MATTPRAARMRLFTTVTSLALIAAAGPALAQESGSDDGYTMLGRLIYGWGTPKVAIDTPQAVTVIDQQDLDEEQPRTMGDLFADVPGVQAAGASARMLGQAFNIRGIGNAEQTGSQNRIIITVDGAVKFFEQYRTGSFFGDPELYKRVEVLRGPASSTMYGSGAIGGVVNFTTKDATDFIPEGQTGAVRLKGAYDSNGDGKIGTATYAQKLGEDADMLFSYSQGASDDMEDGAGETIPATAGDRWSALLKSNYYFGENRDQRLTFSASRTDSDLKDAAVAQTGGSLASAFGTSDLHAIDDTLSLTYANEGVGNPWLDLEAQLSYSKTSTERDNFSLGMMCSAGRFSVLCPNTASYETTALKLENTVEMSRGAWENYLTFGTQLSHQNRYANSSVGEPAFHPGGTEDKLGLYVQGEFVWNDKLTITPGLRVDRAWLSPDAAAAAQGGTDQDGTAVSPKIAALYQFNDTWGVFGSLARTERMPTLDELYQTDGIGAAGRTASLNLDKEKATTVELGVTYQTSGLLSEGDSLSAKATLFHNDLTDLIAANPSGSVGVPYFRNVDSAKIWGGEIEASYEADRWFGQLAYSKVKSKDEATGQTLTDTPAENIALTLGAKFPDQGVRAGWRVQGFSGIETASASTSAPGYATHDLFVSWQPERLAGIEVNLTVENVFDREYRNNLSLDNAPGRNVKLAVAKAFTW; translated from the coding sequence ATGGCTACGACGCCTCGCGCCGCGCGGATGCGGCTTTTCACGACAGTTACCAGCCTCGCGCTGATCGCCGCCGCAGGTCCGGCACTCGCGCAGGAGAGCGGGTCCGATGACGGCTACACGATGCTGGGCCGCCTGATCTATGGCTGGGGCACGCCGAAAGTGGCGATCGACACGCCGCAGGCGGTGACGGTGATCGACCAGCAGGACCTCGACGAGGAACAGCCCCGCACGATGGGCGATCTGTTTGCCGACGTGCCGGGCGTGCAGGCGGCGGGCGCCTCGGCGCGGATGCTGGGGCAGGCCTTCAATATCCGCGGCATCGGCAATGCCGAGCAGACCGGCAGCCAGAACCGCATCATCATCACCGTCGACGGCGCGGTGAAATTCTTCGAGCAGTATCGCACCGGCTCCTTCTTCGGCGATCCGGAGCTTTACAAGCGCGTCGAAGTGCTGCGCGGTCCGGCCTCGTCGACCATGTATGGCTCGGGCGCGATCGGCGGCGTGGTGAATTTCACCACCAAGGACGCGACCGATTTCATCCCCGAGGGGCAGACCGGCGCGGTGCGGCTCAAGGGCGCGTATGACAGCAATGGCGACGGCAAGATCGGCACGGCGACCTATGCCCAGAAGCTGGGCGAGGATGCGGATATGCTGTTCAGCTACTCGCAGGGCGCGTCCGACGACATGGAAGACGGCGCGGGCGAGACGATCCCGGCAACGGCTGGCGATCGCTGGTCGGCGCTGCTGAAATCCAACTACTATTTCGGCGAGAACCGCGATCAGCGCCTGACCTTTTCGGCCTCGCGCACCGATAGCGACCTGAAGGATGCGGCCGTCGCGCAGACCGGTGGGTCGCTGGCCTCGGCTTTCGGTACCTCGGATCTGCATGCGATCGACGACACGCTCAGCCTTACCTATGCCAATGAAGGCGTGGGCAACCCGTGGCTCGATCTCGAAGCGCAGCTGAGCTACTCGAAAACCTCGACGGAGCGCGACAATTTCTCGCTCGGGATGATGTGTTCGGCGGGTCGTTTCTCGGTGCTCTGCCCGAATACGGCAAGTTACGAGACCACCGCGCTCAAGCTCGAGAACACCGTCGAGATGTCGCGCGGCGCGTGGGAGAATTACCTCACCTTCGGCACGCAGCTTTCGCATCAGAACCGCTACGCGAATTCCTCGGTGGGCGAACCCGCCTTCCACCCCGGTGGCACCGAAGACAAGCTGGGCCTCTATGTGCAGGGCGAATTCGTCTGGAACGACAAGCTGACGATCACGCCGGGCCTGCGCGTGGACCGGGCGTGGCTCTCGCCCGATGCGGCGGCGGCGGCCCAAGGCGGCACCGATCAGGATGGCACGGCGGTCTCGCCGAAGATCGCGGCGCTTTATCAGTTCAACGACACCTGGGGCGTCTTCGGCTCGCTCGCGCGGACCGAGCGGATGCCGACGCTGGACGAGCTCTATCAGACCGACGGGATCGGGGCGGCGGGCCGCACCGCGAGCCTCAATCTCGACAAGGAGAAAGCCACGACAGTCGAGCTGGGTGTGACCTATCAGACCTCGGGCCTTCTGTCGGAGGGCGACAGCCTTTCCGCGAAAGCCACGCTGTTCCACAACGATCTGACCGATCTGATCGCGGCCAACCCCTCCGGCTCGGTCGGCGTACCCTATTTCCGCAATGTCGACTCGGCGAAAATCTGGGGCGGCGAGATCGAGGCGTCTTACGAGGCCGATCGCTGGTTCGGGCAGCTCGCCTATTCCAAGGTGAAATCCAAGGACGAGGCGACGGGCCAGACCCTCACCGACACGCCGGCCGAGAATATCGCGCTGACGTTGGGGGCGAAATTCCCCGATCAGGGCGTGCGCGCGGGCTGGCGCGTGCAGGGCTTCAGCGGGATAGAGACGGCGTCCGCCTCGACCTCCGCGCCGGGCTACGCCACGCATGACCTCTTCGTCAGCTGGCAACCCGAACGGCTCGCCGGGATCGAGGTGAACCTGACGGTCGAGAACGTCTTCGACCGCGAGTATCGCAACAACCTCTCGCTCGACAATGCACCGGGCCGGAACGTGAAACTCGCTGTCGCCAAGGCCTTCACATGGTGA
- a CDS encoding 2,3-butanediol dehydrogenase, whose translation MKAVRFHGAKDIRVEDVEEPSSKLAPDDVLVAPIVTGICGTDLHEYIAGPIVTPSEPHIYTGASNPQILGHEFSAKVLAVGDEVSNVTVGERISVQPLVAPRNDYYGKRGLYHLSPQLGCIGLSWAWGGMGEKAVIKDYNAQSVPEGLTDDQAAMIEPAAVALYGVDRGGVEAGSTVLVSGAGPIGALTVLSARAAGASTIIVSEPNPNRRRIISEIAPYAHVVDPRSGELPTVVGDLTEEGVGVDVALECVGLEASLNACAEAVRRQGKVVQVGLHMKPASIDAMLWALKDISVEATWCYPTQIWPRIGRMVASGNFPIEKVITSRIAAEDVVDKGFEALLDPAGEHLKILVTT comes from the coding sequence TTGAAAGCTGTTCGTTTTCACGGAGCGAAGGACATCCGCGTCGAGGATGTCGAAGAACCGTCGAGCAAACTGGCGCCGGATGACGTTCTGGTCGCGCCGATCGTGACCGGCATCTGCGGCACAGATCTTCACGAATATATCGCGGGGCCGATCGTTACCCCGTCCGAACCGCATATCTATACCGGCGCGTCCAACCCGCAGATTCTTGGCCATGAATTCTCCGCCAAGGTTCTCGCAGTGGGCGACGAGGTCAGCAATGTCACGGTGGGCGAGCGCATTTCGGTCCAGCCGCTCGTGGCGCCACGCAATGACTACTATGGCAAGCGCGGCCTCTATCACCTCTCGCCGCAACTGGGCTGCATCGGCCTGAGCTGGGCCTGGGGCGGCATGGGCGAGAAAGCCGTCATCAAGGATTACAACGCTCAATCCGTGCCCGAGGGGCTGACGGATGATCAGGCCGCGATGATCGAGCCGGCTGCGGTGGCGCTTTACGGCGTGGATCGCGGCGGCGTCGAGGCGGGCTCGACCGTTCTCGTCTCGGGTGCCGGTCCGATCGGCGCGCTGACGGTGTTGTCGGCCCGTGCGGCGGGTGCGAGCACGATCATCGTGTCGGAACCGAACCCGAACCGTCGCCGGATCATCTCGGAAATTGCGCCCTATGCGCATGTCGTCGACCCGCGCAGCGGCGAGCTGCCGACCGTCGTCGGCGATCTGACCGAAGAGGGTGTCGGCGTCGACGTCGCGCTCGAATGTGTCGGGCTCGAAGCCTCGCTCAACGCCTGCGCCGAAGCGGTGCGCCGCCAGGGCAAGGTCGTGCAGGTGGGCCTGCACATGAAACCCGCCAGCATCGACGCGATGCTCTGGGCGCTCAAGGACATCTCGGTCGAAGCGACCTGGTGCTACCCGACGCAAATCTGGCCCCGGATCGGCCGCATGGTCGCCTCGGGCAATTTCCCGATCGAGAAAGTCATCACCTCGCGGATCGCGGCGGAAGATGTCGTCGACAAGGGCTTCGAGGCGCTTCTCGATCCTGCCGGGGAACATCTGAAAATTCTCGTCACGACCTGA
- a CDS encoding hemin-degrading factor, which produces MPADGTLPQQLSPEGIRALRAERPEMRARDFATQHGIAEAELVAAQIGTTATAIEAHPDAIMPRLTALGDVMALTRNESCVIERRGTYEEYHSGAHAQMVLGKEIDLRLFAQHWAHAFALEDGDKRSIQVFDRAGDAIHKVHLKPESDVAAFHALVAELRLPEQSDQLDLAPRARIEAAKSLPEKAETLRAEWDKLTDTHQFLRLVSKLKMNRLGAYRIAGTPYATEMAPDAVEALLTRCAADQTPLMIFVGNAGCIEIHGGTIETVKPMGPWINVLDPRFNLHLRGDHIAEVWLVDKPTKNGPALSLEAFDRHGALIMQIFASRKDGGVEVFNATIRALPRLEGQA; this is translated from the coding sequence ATGCCCGCAGACGGCACCCTGCCCCAACAGCTTTCCCCCGAAGGTATCCGCGCACTCCGCGCCGAGCGCCCCGAGATGCGCGCGCGCGATTTTGCCACTCAGCATGGCATCGCGGAGGCCGAACTGGTCGCCGCCCAGATCGGCACCACCGCCACCGCGATCGAAGCCCATCCCGATGCGATCATGCCGCGCCTGACCGCGCTTGGCGACGTGATGGCGCTGACCCGCAACGAGAGCTGCGTGATCGAGCGGCGCGGCACGTACGAAGAGTATCACTCGGGCGCGCATGCTCAGATGGTGCTCGGCAAGGAGATCGACCTGCGTCTCTTCGCGCAGCATTGGGCCCATGCCTTCGCGCTGGAGGATGGCGACAAACGCTCGATCCAGGTGTTCGACCGCGCGGGCGATGCGATCCACAAGGTGCATCTGAAACCCGAGAGCGACGTGGCGGCCTTCCACGCGCTCGTCGCGGAGCTGCGCCTGCCCGAACAGTCGGATCAGCTCGACCTTGCGCCGCGTGCGCGCATCGAGGCCGCGAAATCGCTGCCCGAGAAGGCCGAGACCCTGCGCGCGGAATGGGACAAGCTGACCGACACGCATCAGTTCCTGCGGCTGGTCTCGAAGCTGAAGATGAACCGGCTCGGGGCCTATCGCATCGCGGGCACGCCCTATGCCACAGAGATGGCCCCCGATGCGGTCGAGGCGCTGCTGACCCGTTGCGCCGCCGATCAAACTCCGCTGATGATCTTCGTCGGCAATGCGGGCTGCATCGAGATCCATGGCGGCACGATCGAGACGGTGAAGCCGATGGGCCCGTGGATCAACGTGCTCGACCCACGCTTCAACCTGCATCTGCGCGGCGACCACATCGCCGAGGTCTGGCTGGTCGACAAGCCGACGAAGAACGGCCCCGCGCTCAGCCTCGAGGCCTTCGACAGGCACGGCGCGCTGATCATGCAGATCTTCGCCTCGCGCAAGGATGGCGGGGTCGAGGTGTTCAACGCGACGATCCGCGCGCTGCCGCGTCTGGAGGGTCAGGCATGA
- a CDS encoding MotA/TolQ/ExbB proton channel family protein produces MISLAAIQQGLNDFVALGGWVVALLLCVSVIAGAAVLWKLWHLMSLRIGAHAPLETALDLWQAGQRGAARQSLAQARGPLAELTRRAMAAPEPQALRPRLQTETEIQAARSEAGMRLLDAIAQTAPLLGLFGTVLGMIEAFQTLQSAGASVDPAQLAGGIWVALLTTALGLGIAMPVSLFLSFVESRIARESQSAALMIEALCGPALPEGAPARAELNRAVQTAGE; encoded by the coding sequence ATGATCTCTCTTGCGGCAATCCAACAGGGTTTGAACGATTTCGTCGCACTGGGCGGCTGGGTCGTGGCGCTGCTGCTGTGTGTTTCGGTGATCGCCGGGGCGGCGGTGCTGTGGAAGCTCTGGCACCTGATGAGCCTGCGGATCGGTGCTCACGCGCCGTTGGAGACCGCGCTCGACCTGTGGCAGGCGGGCCAGCGCGGGGCGGCGCGCCAGAGCCTTGCGCAAGCCCGTGGTCCGCTGGCCGAGCTGACCCGCCGCGCGATGGCGGCCCCCGAGCCGCAGGCGCTGCGGCCCCGCCTGCAGACGGAGACCGAAATCCAAGCCGCCCGCAGCGAGGCCGGGATGCGGCTGCTGGACGCCATCGCGCAGACCGCGCCGCTGCTGGGCCTGTTCGGCACGGTTCTGGGCATGATCGAAGCCTTCCAGACGCTGCAGAGCGCAGGCGCTTCGGTCGATCCGGCGCAGCTTGCGGGCGGTATCTGGGTGGCGCTTCTGACCACCGCGCTCGGCCTCGGGATCGCGATGCCGGTCTCGCTGTTTCTGTCCTTCGTCGAGAGCCGCATCGCCCGTGAAAGCCAGAGTGCCGCGCTGATGATCGAGGCGCTCTGCGGCCCGGCGCTGCCCGAGGGCGCACCTGCCCGGGCCGAACTCAATCGCGCTGTGCAAACCGCCGGAGAGTGA
- a CDS encoding TonB family protein, with the protein MTRGALIACAALAVSAGLHALGLAQTPVAAPDLPPAGGQVAQEAPLLGNDFADLAAGRATPVVPERAEPIARKVTRPVQPETPTTPDAASPSAPTAPDRLAAVTPTPETLRAESALAPQQSQRPEARPERPAPQQVAKPSKQAHSEARPTPPSNAGNAARDARRGTSQGVAKARNTADKGQPAKAPSAARSGQSPRQYAASVIRKIQSTPKRRGQGRGRAVVGFVISASGRLSTVRILRGSGSSGLDAAALDHVRRAAPFPPPPKPGMKFSFEFIARG; encoded by the coding sequence ATGACCCGGGGCGCGCTCATCGCCTGCGCGGCGCTTGCGGTCTCGGCCGGGCTGCACGCGCTGGGACTGGCGCAGACGCCTGTCGCCGCACCGGACCTGCCGCCCGCAGGCGGGCAGGTCGCGCAGGAGGCCCCGCTTCTGGGCAATGATTTCGCCGATCTCGCGGCAGGACGCGCGACGCCGGTTGTGCCGGAGCGCGCCGAACCGATTGCCCGCAAGGTCACGCGCCCGGTGCAGCCGGAGACGCCCACCACACCAGATGCGGCAAGCCCGTCCGCGCCCACAGCGCCGGACCGTCTCGCCGCCGTCACCCCCACGCCCGAGACTCTGCGCGCCGAGAGCGCGCTCGCCCCGCAGCAAAGCCAGCGCCCCGAGGCGCGCCCCGAACGCCCCGCGCCGCAGCAGGTCGCCAAGCCCAGCAAACAGGCCCACAGCGAAGCGAGGCCCACACCCCCAAGCAACGCGGGAAATGCCGCCCGCGATGCCCGGCGCGGCACCTCGCAAGGCGTGGCCAAGGCGCGCAACACCGCCGATAAAGGCCAGCCCGCCAAGGCCCCCAGTGCCGCCCGCTCCGGTCAATCGCCCCGGCAATACGCGGCCTCGGTGATCCGCAAGATCCAGTCCACGCCGAAGCGACGCGGGCAGGGCCGGGGGCGCGCGGTGGTGGGCTTCGTGATCTCCGCAAGCGGGCGGTTGAGCACGGTGCGCATCCTGCGCGGCTCCGGCTCCTCGGGCCTCGATGCGGCGGCGCTCGACCACGTCCGCCGGGCCGCGCCGTTCCCGCCCCCGCCGAAGCCGGGAATGAAGTTCTCCTTCGAATTCATCGCCCGCGGCTAA